The genomic interval TTAAATCAATAtgaacaacaaacaacaaaaataataataaaaataaaaacaatctAGAGAAAAactgttaaataataaaacaaacgtgtagttaattaaaaaagatacaaaaacaACGTAAAAAATTCAACGATAATTAAAATCTTTTAAATACGATTATCAGCCAGATCGTCAATTCTAAATCCGCAAGATTTGCTCCAGAGGAATTACGAAACATTACAAAGATCAGTACGAAGTTAGTAGGTTTGGAAATCGACCAACAGTATTTTCTTGCAACTAAGagaaacaataataataaacagcCAATTGCAGTAAATTAAAGTCCGTGCCACAGGCAGAGATTAAtttgggttttgtttttgttatataaaaaaatatataatattttattaattaaacaatttgtaatataatatttaaaatagaGAAACTTAAACCGATTGCGATCCTCGATTGTAATTGTACAATTAATTTTTACAACAATTATTTGCGACACTAATTAGATTATTTAAGTAAGTTAATCGAGTATTCATTTACGCGGAGACATACGGAATTCTCTCTTTTTGTCCTATTCTCTGTAGTACAATATGCAAGAAAATACTGCATAAGAAAATGTTATATGTTAAAAAGCGCAATTTTGAAAAGTTATGCAAAATATAAACTTACGCAGCAATTAATtatggaaaaattaaaaatgatacAGGAAATGAACACAAATCATTCGATCAGATCACGGggaatttgtttgtttgctgatTGTTATTTACAAATCGTTTTTTGTGAGTGTTATGCaaggtgtttgtttgtttgtttttttttctaatgTTTTTTGGAAATGTGGATGATGGTGTCGTTGGTGCGTTGGAATGATTGAAGGCTCGGCTGGAGGTGGCTACTGCGActgcggctgttgctgctgcggtaTGAAGACCTGATCGCCAACAATGTGTATGACGTTCTGCATGCCCTGCTGTTGTGccgcctgctgttgctgctgctgcccagTGCCGCCCCCGCCGCCGCCCTCATGTTTGATGTATGCCTGTCCACCACCCGCTAATGTTGCTGTCAagtgctgctggtgttgctgctgcagttgctgctgctgctgctgttggggcAGCACACCTTGGGCCAGGATGGCCGGCGCCCCCGCGGCCTGCGGTGCATTCGATATCACTCTCGTTGGCGTCGTACCAGATGATTGTCCTCCTGCTGATCCTGCTCCGCCTGCTCCATCACTGCCCACTGTGTTGTCGCCCTCTGCCGTGGTGTTCATCTCCATGCTGGAGTCTAGGGTTGTATCGTTACCGGACTTACTTTTCTTCTCCTTCTTCACGCCGGGCTTGGCAAAATGCCGCAGCTCGAGATGGCGCCGCAGGTTCCGGGATTGACGAATGACAGCATAGCAAATGGGGCAAGTTGCAGGTTGTTCAGATTGTGATCGTGAACGTGGTTCTATAAAAGGAAAAATAGCGTTCTTTAGTTCATGGAACACGCTGTGGAATGATATATTGAGTATTCACTGGCTCTAACAAAGTGCATCATTCTCAAAAATATCTTTCTAACTAGTAATAACTTTAGGCCGGCAAGTGAATACACCGAAATTAAAACTCACTTTCTGTTCCGGGCGGATGTTTAGCGCGTTTTGCCTTTGGCGTGGATAGGACGCCGCTTGTATTGCCGCCAGATGAGCCAGTGGCTCCTTGTGCCGGTGTTATCTCGCCAGTTGCCGCATTAGCCGACGTTACCGGTATCATGTTGTTGGGGTCCATGGTCACAATAGTCTCTACCTTTTGTCCTTCGCTCTTGATGATCGGTGTGGATGATAGCAGTTGGCCCTCGGCTCCATTTTCGCCAAGCACCTGCTGCACGGATCCAGAGCCGTGTGAAGAGGTCGGTGTGCCCATAATCGTATCCATTCCTTCAACTTTGCTTATTTTCGGTGCCGTAGCTGCACAAGTAGAATTGtatgttattattatagtCAGTGTTTGTCGTTTCGGATGGCTAATTAATACGTTGCGAGTTTATAAAGCAAATACGGATTTTAACTTACGTGACATTTTCTTTACGCGTGGTTTGCGTTTGCGTGCCGGAAGAAAAGCCTGAATCACTGCCTGGTCATGTTTAGCCGCGTCGGTTGTCACAATGGTCTGTTGTTGTCCTGCTGCGTTGGTCTGGGTCGTTGCCTGGAGAATCTGGCCCTGGTGATGGATGTCCTCCACCACCTGGGCATGAACCGTTTGCTGTGGAGCCGTGGCGATCGTGGCAATCAGTTGGTCTTGGTCGTGATGTTGCGGAATCATGTGCTGCAGTTGTATCGAGTGCGTGGTGTAGTCGTCCTTGGTAACCGTCTGCGGTGCAAGTCCCTGGATGTTCAGGCACTGGGCAGCCTGCAGTAGCGACGGCAGCTGAGCGTGATCCACGCTCACCTCTCCGCGATACACAAACTCCAGCAGCGCCTCCAGATCGTTCGCATTGACGCCAGCCAACATTACCACTGGATGCTTGCATGGTGTATTCTGTAAAGATCAAGAAAACacatataatttaatttatttagagCTAATAAGTTTTCATTTATAGAAGTAATATATCTAGTCCCATAACTAATGGGAttgattttattgattttgaatggtttagaaatatttatttcctttATTGTTTAAGGTATGTGCGATAACCAAAATCGGTTTCTAGTAAGTTATATACATTTCCTAATtgaaatcaaaaaattttCTGTAAGAAAAACTTCTTGACACTTTGATGTTCGTAGGTTCTTCATTCGACATTTCTCTTGGCTCAAACTTCATCGCAGAGAGTTCTGTTTGTTTTGAAATCGTCTCACATTATTGGCGTGAATTGAGAGGCCCGTTCGTCCGTCCGCcaaaccaaataaaaacaataacaaaaacagTCGGACGGAGATGGAAATAATGGAAACTCGCGGTGCGACGCGTCGCTCACACTCTCCTCCACTCACGCACACAGTGACACAGACAAAAGACAACCGGCTTTTACTTTTGCGCGCTCTGCACATTCTGCAGCAGGATTTTGAGATTTCGAGAtgctgaaaaagaaaacagagcAGCGCTTAAAGAAAGAGCGCTTAGCTGTTCTTCTTCTGTGTCCTctcccgctcccgctccaaacatttaattagttAGCATTGCTCAGAAAACAACCCCTCTCCCTTTACCTTCTCCCTAACCAACACCAACCCTTCATTCAATGCCAATCTCTTCAAATGACACATCCCCACACTCCCATTTGCGCTCTTTGAACTCTGCCACCAACCAAAGTCTCGCTCATCGATTTTTCAGAGTTGCATTCCATTTGCCTTGGGAGCAAGGGAGAGGGAGCAAGAGCAACAAAGAGCGACCGCCATGTGTTTttgcgtgcgtgtgtgagtgtaacGAGATCAGTACATCTTGTACATTTCGGACTCTTGCAGAGTTCACAGCCGCATTTGGTCccgttctttttgtttttttttcttttgacaTTTCCCCAACGACGGCTCTGAGCGGCGTTTTTAAAAATTACGCTCTGTTTACTTTTTTCACGGCCCAGGAAAGGAGAGGAGAGATGAGGAGCGCTGAGAATAAGGGGGAGCGAAGCGCAGAGTAgccgctgccggcgtcgcaTCAGGTGTTTTCATTTCGCTGGCCGCGCTCTGTTTTGGTCAGTATTTCCATTACGATAGGGCCACGCATTGAAGACGGTCCAACTTTCATACTTAAGCGCACACTTCGAATAAACGATAGAGTGGCGGAAAAGCGCCAAAGTTAaagtggaaatgcaaatgagtgGATAAAAAGTACAGTATCGCAACGCAGCCCatgaaaaaatggaaaaagttgCAAGCTCCAATTTAAATGTGCGCCCTCCTAATATGAAATGCTTTAGTTTCTAGGAATACGGGTCGGATTCGATACGAGGGAGACGGTGCTATTTAAAGCACCAGACAGGCTTGCTTATCTTTGGTACAATCTGGACTTGATCActatattataaatttaaataaagatTTGAAGTAGAAAAGTCTATCAAAGTCCAGGAACTTTTAATTAAGGGACGTTTGCTGTTGGACTTGTTGGAATTTAGCAATCTAAAATAGTGACATACAAAATGCAAAGGTTTAAAGTAAAGGAAATGGGTTGAGAATCAAAccgaaaataaaacttaaaaacacCAAACCAAtcaatacaaatttaaattaaaaaatcttGGTATATGTATCCATTTCCCCCCAATATTTCAAGTTCCCCCCTAGCCAGTGCCAACTGTACAGTTCTGTTTGTGAAAAAAGAGGTCGCGCTCGTGTGCAcccaacaacagcaagaacCAAAAGGCAAGACGAAAGCTCCAACCATCCAACAACTACAACAGTTGCCGCGCTGCTTTTGGCGCTCTCGTTTGCGCTCGCTCTAACACATGCGAACTGAAAGTTGGCGCAGCAGCTTTTGGCTATCCCCTCTCTGTTACACCACCGGGGCCAAAACAACTTTTCTTTCAACCGAACCAACTggttctctcgctctctccctctctgtATGCGCTCTGTCTCTACGTCTCACTCTCTCGTTCTCCGTTGAACTTTGCAACAAGAAAAAGCTGATAAGCAAGATAGTCGGCGGGAATGCGGGGGGCGGATCCACTCATTCAACTCAATTGACAGTGGAAAACTTGTACAAAAATCTCTAGACAACTTTTGGAGCGGAGCGTAAATCTGCGTTAttaatacatatgtatgcatttGCGTGCGAGTGTCAGTTTCTCTGCGCTCCAAACATTAACCTATTTCTGCGATTGGATTTCTCTGTTTACAAACTGTACGCCACGTTTGAGGTTATGTAGAAGCTCTCTTATTGAAAGGTGTTTTAGGCAGTGTTTCCGATTCGAGCACTCACCTTTAGCAAGTCCAGCAGAAACGGGGAGGCGGCGCAAAGGACTATCTTGTGGGCGGGAAAACTCCGCCCGCCGGCGGCCAACGTGCAATCGACGAGGTCGCCATGGCAGCGCAACAATTGGATTGCCGATACGAGGCTGGTGCCGTAATCGCCCCAGGTGAGCGAATACAGCGAATTCATTGGCAGCGACATCAAAGCGGTCGCGTCCAAATCCAACAATTGTTGTTCCTCCCCAGCGTTGCTAGCGTATTCGCTGCTATTTGTCTCCAACACGACGATTTAATGTTTAACGGTTACGGGGAAAATTCTCTTCAAGTTGGGATTTTTCGCGAAAATCCCCTTTCTACTCCTCCTCCACGACGCCACTGCTTTTCCAACTCCCTTtgctcttcctcttcttcttgcTGCTTGGCGCGCTGCTTTCTCGAaactgaaatgaaaaatagaaaagaaaaAGAGTACAGAAATTAGTTATTagctctctccctctctctttctcggTCTCACTCTCCCGCTCTCGCACTCTTTGGGGGCCAGAGCGCGCGAGAGCGAGACAACGCATGTGTGTAGGCTGCTCACAGGAATTTTGTTGTTGGAGGAGACTTTTTCACAAGGGGACTGACTACTAGTATAAAATTGATGTTTCAAAATTCGTTGCTGCCCACAAAAATCACACAAAAATAGCGCGCCACATTTAAAAACGCCAacagcacacacacgcgcacaaaCTCAGACAGACGGACAGCAGACACAATCACATTTTTTAATACACAGTACAGTCAAGCCATGAGACacgcatttaatttttttttgtcactCAGTTATTTTGTGCGTTTTATAATCGCATGTCTCTtgattttgttattgttttcccGCTCACGGAGCGcactttttttgtttgttggttCGGTTTTGGTTTGTGAAATTATCTTCTCACCGGAGCGCAAAAGAAAATTTCAGTGGCTGTGGGTGATTTTGTGCCTTCTCTTTCTCTTGCCCGTACGCTTTTTTCTCCTGCTTGTTTGTCCGCTCGCCAACGTTGGATAACTCGAACTGAGACTGAGTAAATGGTTTCGATCGAATTTCGCTGCTCCGGCGCTGCCAGCGCGGCCAGTTTTTCAGTTCTCTACTCGGGGAGAAAATGTGTAATTTCTGTactgctggtggtggttgttTTGCGTGCTGGTGTGCGTGCGCGcctgtatctgtgtatctatGAGAGAAGTGACCTGCCTGGCAACGCTCTTTGAAGTACAGTTGTCG from Drosophila mauritiana strain mau12 chromosome 3L, ASM438214v1, whole genome shotgun sequence carries:
- the LOC117141806 gene encoding transcription factor GAGA isoform X3, which encodes MSLPMNSLYSLTWGDYGTSLVSAIQLLRCHGDLVDCTLAAGGRSFPAHKIVLCAASPFLLDLLKNTPCKHPVVMLAGVNANDLEALLEFVYRGEVSVDHAQLPSLLQAAQCLNIQGLAPQTVTKDDYTTHSIQLQHMIPQHHDQDQLIATIATAPQQTVHAQVVEDIHHQGQILQATTQTNAAGQQQTIVTTDAAKHDQAVIQAFLPARKRKPRVKKMSPTAPKISKVEGMDTIMGTPTSSHGSGSVQQVLGENGAEGQLLSSTPIIKSEGQKVETIVTMDPNNMIPVTSANAATGEITPAQGATGSSGGNTSGVLSTPKAKRAKHPPGTEKPRSRSQSEQPATCPICYAVIRQSRNLRRHLELRHFAKPGVKKEKKSKSGNDTTLDSSMEMNTTAEGDNTVGSDGAGGAGSAGGQSSATSGKKSSSGSSGSGSGALSSSGSVPQVQTVQSLHTLQGVQVKKDPDAQQQQQQQQQQQQQQQAMTVSGATGGQVQQQVQQVQQQVQQQQQQQQQQQQLQHHQIIDSSGNITTATTSAQAAAAAQQQAAGQQQQLVAQSDGSESGAPLSIAQVQTLQGHQIIGNLNQVNMTDFQQQQQQQQQQQQQQQQQQQQQPQQQTQQTL
- the LOC117141806 gene encoding transcription factor GAGA isoform X2, which codes for MSLPMNSLYSLTWGDYGTSLVSAIQLLRCHGDLVDCTLAAGGRSFPAHKIVLCAASPFLLDLLKNTPCKHPVVMLAGVNANDLEALLEFVYRGEVSVDHAQLPSLLQAAQCLNIQGLAPQTVTKDDYTTHSIQLQHMIPQHHDQDQLIATIATAPQQTVHAQVVEDIHHQGQILQATTQTNAAGQQQTIVTTDAAKHDQAVIQAFLPARKRKPRVKKMSPTAPKISKVEGMDTIMGTPTSSHGSGSVQQVLGENGAEGQLLSSTPIIKSEGQKVETIVTMDPNNMIPVTSANAATGEITPAQGATGSSGGNTSGVLSTPKAKRAKHPPGTEKPRSRSQSEQPATCPICYAVIRQSRNLRRHLELRHFAKPGVKKEKKTTSGKKSSSGSSGSGSGALSSSGSVPQVQTVQSLHTLQGVQVKKDPDAQQQQQQQQQQQQQQQAMTVSGATGGQVQQQVQQVQQQVQQQQQQQQQQQQLQHHQIIDSSGNITTATTSAQAAAAAQQQAAGQQQQLVAQSDGSESGAPLSIAQVQTLQGHQIIGNLNQGNNKNILVKKVFILKGGNNT
- the LOC117141806 gene encoding transcription factor GAGA isoform X4 codes for the protein MSLPMNSLYSLTWGDYGTSLVSAIQLLRCHGDLVDCTLAAGGRSFPAHKIVLCAASPFLLDLLKNTPCKHPVVMLAGVNANDLEALLEFVYRGEVSVDHAQLPSLLQAAQCLNIQGLAPQTVTKDDYTTHSIQLQHMIPQHHDQDQLIATIATAPQQTVHAQVVEDIHHQGQILQATTQTNAAGQQQTIVTTDAAKHDQAVIQAFLPARKRKPRVKKMSPTAPKISKVEGMDTIMGTPTSSHGSGSVQQVLGENGAEGQLLSSTPIIKSEGQKVETIVTMDPNNMIPVTSANAATGEITPAQGATGSSGGNTSGVLSTPKAKRAKHPPGTEKPRSRSQSEQPATCPICYAVIRQSRNLRRHLELRHFAKPGVKKEKKSKSGNDTTLDSSMEMNTTAEGDNTVGSDGAGGAGSAGGQSSATSGKKSSSGSSGSGSGALSSSGSVPQVQTVQSLHTLQGVQVKKDPDAQQQQQQQQQQQQQQQAMTVSGATGGQVQQQVQQVQQQVQQQQQQQQQQQQLQHHQIIDSSGNITTATTSAQAAAAAQQQAAGQQQQLVAQSDGSESGAPLSIAQVQTLQGHQIIGNLNQGNNKNILVKKVFILKGGNNT
- the LOC117141806 gene encoding transcription factor GAGA isoform X1, translating into MSLPMNSLYSLTWGDYGTSLVSAIQLLRCHGDLVDCTLAAGGRSFPAHKIVLCAASPFLLDLLKNTPCKHPVVMLAGVNANDLEALLEFVYRGEVSVDHAQLPSLLQAAQCLNIQGLAPQTVTKDDYTTHSIQLQHMIPQHHDQDQLIATIATAPQQTVHAQVVEDIHHQGQILQATTQTNAAGQQQTIVTTDAAKHDQAVIQAFLPARKRKPRVKKMSPTAPKISKVEGMDTIMGTPTSSHGSGSVQQVLGENGAEGQLLSSTPIIKSEGQKVETIVTMDPNNMIPVTSANAATGEITPAQGATGSSGGNTSGVLSTPKAKRAKHPPGTEKPRSRSQSEQPATCPICYAVIRQSRNLRRHLELRHFAKPGVKKEKKTTSGKKSSSGSSGSGSGALSSSGSVPQVQTVQSLHTLQGVQVKKDPDAQQQQQQQQQQQQQQQAMTVSGATGGQVQQQVQQVQQQVQQQQQQQQQQQQLQHHQIIDSSGNITTATTSAQAAAAAQQQAAGQQQQLVAQSDGSESGAPLSIAQVQTLQGHQIIGNLNQVNMTDFQQQQQQQQQQQQQQQQQQQQQPQQQTQQTL